One segment of Shewanella piezotolerans WP3 DNA contains the following:
- the era gene encoding GTPase Era, with the protein MSNEKDLPESNEPSLDDLLAQMNNPSSAVKYAVTYCGMVAIVGRPNVGKSTLLNKLLGQKISITSKKPQTTRHRIMGIHTDGPRQVVFIDTPGLHMEEKRAINRLMNRAAASSLAEVSLVVFVVDGMNWTADDEMVLRKLQSRNDGRKTVLAINKVDNIKDKEALFPHLEELSKKFEFDEILPISATQGTNVQRILDMSVESVPESPHFFPEDYVTDRSQKFMASEIVREKLMRFLGDELPYDCTVEIEQFKMMENGVYQINALVLVERETQKRMVIGNKGERIKKISSAARVDMEVLFDNKVFLEMWVKVKSGWADDERALRSLGYGEE; encoded by the coding sequence ATGAGTAACGAAAAAGATTTACCCGAGAGCAATGAACCGAGCCTAGACGACTTACTCGCGCAGATGAATAACCCTTCATCTGCCGTTAAGTACGCGGTAACTTATTGCGGTATGGTGGCGATTGTTGGCCGACCAAACGTCGGTAAATCAACCCTGCTTAACAAATTGTTAGGCCAGAAAATCAGTATTACCTCTAAAAAACCACAGACGACTCGTCATCGTATTATGGGGATCCATACTGACGGTCCACGTCAGGTGGTGTTTATCGATACGCCAGGTCTTCACATGGAAGAGAAGCGTGCGATAAACCGATTGATGAACCGAGCCGCTGCGAGCTCATTGGCTGAAGTCAGCTTGGTGGTATTTGTCGTTGACGGCATGAACTGGACTGCAGATGATGAAATGGTGCTGCGTAAGTTGCAAAGCCGGAATGATGGTCGTAAAACCGTTCTAGCTATCAACAAAGTCGATAATATCAAAGATAAAGAAGCACTATTTCCTCATCTTGAAGAGCTTTCTAAAAAGTTTGAGTTTGATGAGATCTTGCCTATTTCAGCGACACAGGGAACCAATGTGCAGCGGATTTTGGATATGTCCGTTGAATCGGTACCTGAATCACCACACTTCTTCCCTGAAGATTATGTGACTGACCGTTCGCAGAAGTTCATGGCATCAGAAATCGTGCGCGAAAAGCTAATGCGCTTTTTGGGCGATGAGCTTCCATATGACTGTACTGTTGAAATTGAGCAGTTCAAAATGATGGAAAATGGTGTGTATCAGATTAACGCCTTAGTTCTTGTAGAGCGCGAAACTCAGAAACGCATGGTGATAGGCAATAAAGGCGAGCGTATTAAAAAGATTAGCTCTGCTGCGCGTGTGGATATGGAAGTCTTGTTTGATAACAAAGTTTTCTTAGAGATGTGGGTCAAGGTCAAGTCTGGTTGGGCTGATGATGAACGTGCGCTTCGTAGCTTAGGTTACGGCGAAGAGTAA
- the rnc gene encoding ribonuclease III has protein sequence MEPIKNIPRLCRTLGYEFAEQALLDQALTHRSASNKHNERLEFLGDSILSIVISDALYHQFPKATEGDLSRMRATLVCGKMLAEIAIEFKLGDYLKLGPGELKSGGFRRESILADAVEAIIGAIYLDSDIEKCRKLVLNWYASRLRVIEPINQKDPKTLLQEHLQKFRKPLPIYKVVHTEGDAHEQTFTVECVVEDLRQAVVGVASSRRKAEQSAAAQVLELIKK, from the coding sequence CGATTAAAAATATCCCTAGACTATGTCGTACCTTGGGCTACGAGTTTGCTGAGCAAGCATTATTAGATCAGGCGCTAACCCATAGAAGTGCCTCTAATAAGCATAATGAGCGACTCGAGTTTTTGGGGGACTCAATCTTGTCTATTGTGATTTCTGACGCGCTATACCATCAGTTTCCTAAGGCGACTGAAGGTGATTTGAGCCGAATGCGTGCCACATTAGTTTGTGGGAAAATGTTGGCTGAGATAGCCATTGAATTCAAGCTGGGAGATTATCTAAAGCTTGGGCCAGGCGAATTAAAAAGCGGTGGATTCAGACGTGAGTCTATATTGGCTGATGCGGTAGAAGCCATCATTGGCGCTATATATCTTGACTCAGATATTGAGAAATGCCGTAAATTGGTGCTCAACTGGTACGCATCGCGCTTGCGAGTGATTGAGCCTATTAACCAGAAAGATCCAAAGACGTTACTTCAAGAGCATTTGCAAAAGTTTAGAAAACCGCTGCCAATCTATAAAGTCGTCCATACTGAAGGGGATGCCCATGAGCAAACCTTCACCGTTGAATGTGTTGTAGAAGACTTGAGACAAGCCGTTGTCGGGGTTGCTAGTTCACGCAGAAAAGCAGAGCAAAGTGCAGCCGCTCAAGTGTTGGAGTTAATTAAGAAATGA